The Acetobacter oryzifermentans genomic interval GCAAAAGGTGCACTTTGCTGCCCCTGCGGCGCAACAAACGCAAACGGTGGATGAAAAGCCACTAGCGCACGCCGCCCACGCATATACCATTGTCGTTCAAGCTGGGCAGCCACATGCCGACTTAATGTAACCGGAACATCAGCAAACAAAATAAGCAGACGCTGCAAAAACATCTGCCCAACAAAACCATCTCCGGGATGTGCTGCCGCATCATGCACCAGCACTACAACGGGCACGCCAGCTTTACGCAAAGCTGCAACCATAATCAGATCAAGCGGCCCCGGCATGGCACATATAGCAACATCAGGCTGAACAGTGCGTAACATACGGCCCAATGCGTGCAGCATATATGGAGCTTGCAACAAACGCATGAAAAAGCTGGAAAGGCTTTTATATGTACGCACTGGTACATCGTTATGCAGATCAGGCTCAGCCTGCAGCACTTCCGCCCCGCAGGAAAGAGAAAGAACAGCAGACGTGTTGGGTAACGTGTTCAGGGCTTTGGCAAGTTCCGCAGCAATGCGCGGGCCCGCCCCTTTGCGCCCCCACTGCCAGATAAATACCCGTATGCCACTCAAACCACTTTTCCTAATCTACTTCTGCAACGCAGCTACGGCGTTCAGTAAAGGGGTGGGGCCAAAAGCCCGCAATGCTGCCTTACCAGCGGCCTGCCCAAGCTGGCGGCGCTTATTGGCATCATTTGCAAGAGTTTGTAATGCTTCCACTGCACACCCAATATCTGCCTCTGCCCACACAGCTTGAGGCACCTGATA includes:
- a CDS encoding glycosyltransferase family 4 protein, with amino-acid sequence MSGIRVFIWQWGRKGAGPRIAAELAKALNTLPNTSAVLSLSCGAEVLQAEPDLHNDVPVRTYKSLSSFFMRLLQAPYMLHALGRMLRTVQPDVAICAMPGPLDLIMVAALRKAGVPVVVLVHDAAAHPGDGFVGQMFLQRLLILFADVPVTLSRHVAAQLERQWYMRGRRALVAFHPPFAFVAPQGQQSAPFAHKGPVRLLFFGRLLSYKGLDLLAQALTAMDAQAHYICRVAGKGPHSAELEQLASLPNVQIENRWVPETKVSQLLAWADALVLPYREATQSGVGAAALAAGRWVISTDVSGLAEQFAGQPNVLFCKPEAQSIAVTLTEFIKDKPAATPNAQGKQKAEQAWQIMAEQILNGVKQVEEA